The Maridesulfovibrio sp. genomic sequence AACTTCTTTTCTTTTTCTATTATAAAACAAATCGTTAATTACAAATTCAAAAATTTCATAGCCATCAAGAATATCGCTTCGTTCCAAACTACCAACATGGCTCGCATCATTTCCAAGCCATTTTAAGGCTAGCAAGTGACCTCCTATTTGCTCTTCGTCAAGTTTGTAAGTTTCAATGCGTTTATGAAGACTCAACGGCATTATCCTACCTTTACGATTCTCCATCTCCGTGGGAACGTTGAAAAAATCCATCAACCTTTCCAGTGAAATACGGAGATGCATACCAGATGCAACAGGGTCGTTAAAAAAAGAAGCAAATGATTGTTTAAGACTTTTGCTTATTTCATCTGGGCAATCGTCAGGGATACTGAATAAATTGATGCTAGGAGTAAACCATTTCGGATAGAAGTATTCAAATGTCTCGACAATATTCCAACGCTCAGATGGTAGCTGCTCGGTAAATGCTTCCCCACCCATTGATACATAGCGATTACATTTTTCATTAGTACACATCAAAAGAGCAGAGTAGACAAAGTTTAAATCTTCAGCATTTATGTCTTCTGCATAATAACCATACTCCATCTGCAATGATTCAGATGAAACTTTTAATTTTCCTGAACTACAAAATGGACATTTTATCTCAGTTAACTCGTCTCTATTTTTAAAACATAAATCTTCAAAATACCTACGATCCAGAGCATAATTTACTTGGTCAGATTCACCATTAATGTGAGCAACTGAATCTATTACCTTTACCTTCGATTTTTTCTCTGCACAACAGCACCTACGCTCTATATATTTATTAATAATAGTTAAATTTTCTCGATCATTCTCAACCAACCGCATAAGCACATCCAAAACAATATCAGAATAGTCGCCACTGGGATTGACCAATCCATCATAAATGCGGTGATCCTCTTTTATAAAATCATCTTCTTTAACCAAATGAAAAAGTTCTTCCCAACTTTCAGATGAAAAAAATTTCAAGACAGCATCTTTTAGATCAATTACTTCATACTTCTCATCACTAGCCAACTTCCTGACGATCTTCACTACCGAACTCCATTTCAATAAATCAAAAATTTAACTTGTGCATTATTGACTTCATATTCTTCTCTATTTGCTCAAGATGCTTATTAATTTTTTCAACAGGAGAATACGTATCTTGGGTATAGTAAAAAGAGGTAATATCAAGCTTGGAAATGCTTTTAAGCTCTTTCCTACCATTACTAAAATAACATTCTGCGATTATAGCTTCATCGCCAATATCATCACAAATTCCGGTATACTGCCCCCAACCAAAAACTCTGCTTTCATTCGGGGCAAGCATTGGTGTAAATTTTAGAGCCTTCCAATCAACCGATTCAGATGGAGTACGCCCCCATCCATAACAGCGTCTTAGTTCTTTGGAAGTTTCAACTCTAATATCGTATGCTGGACCATTCCCAATATTTTTCAATTCTAACATTATTAATGTTGCTCGATGTTTATCTGCTCGTGGGTAAATAATAACATTAGGATTTGAATTCAATTCTCGTACCTTTTTACTCTCATAAGCCATCCAACACGTAGAGACTGCCAATACTAAGGTCAAAACAGCTAAACATGCTGTTGCCCATGCAGTTATTGAAGCGTCAGACGCTCCATTAATCATAAAAACAAACGCCAAGACTAAACATAAGAAGGCTAAATATTTGTATGATTTAATCAATTCGTACAAAAACAACAAAGCCTTTTCAAAAAAAGAATCCACCGTATGAAATACATTCATCTTTTCGCCTCAGAACCTTCATGTTGCCAACTTTAACCGATTAAATCGACGAGACAGAAATCAACTCTTTCAATACTCTGTTTTTCGTATAACAACGCAACATCAATTACAATACCATGAACAACTTCAGTCAACCGAACCACACACACTTATAGATATTAATTATCACAATCAATTTTATCTAACACAACTCACCCACCCCGGTTGGCACCAAAGGTTGGCAGCACACCAAAAAAACCGCAAATAAACGCAGAAAAGGGTTAACTCTAAAAACGAGTTAACCCTTTAATATTATACTAGTTTTGTACTAGATGGTGACCCCGGCAGGAATCGAACCTGCGGCACCAGGATTAGGAATCCTGTGCTCTATCCTACTGAGCTACGGGGCCACTTTATATGAAAACATCGGGAGAATTTTAGCGTATTTCTCCGTCTGAGGCGAGAATTAATATCCAAACCGTTTTTTGATTGCAAGCTATTTTTTATCTTTCTACTTATTTTTCCATATACTTCGGCTACAGAACCAAGTTATTAACCTCATACTGATGCCTAA encodes the following:
- a CDS encoding DUF4145 domain-containing protein, which codes for MKIVRKLASDEKYEVIDLKDAVLKFFSSESWEELFHLVKEDDFIKEDHRIYDGLVNPSGDYSDIVLDVLMRLVENDRENLTIINKYIERRCCCAEKKSKVKVIDSVAHINGESDQVNYALDRRYFEDLCFKNRDELTEIKCPFCSSGKLKVSSESLQMEYGYYAEDINAEDLNFVYSALLMCTNEKCNRYVSMGGEAFTEQLPSERWNIVETFEYFYPKWFTPSINLFSIPDDCPDEISKSLKQSFASFFNDPVASGMHLRISLERLMDFFNVPTEMENRKGRIMPLSLHKRIETYKLDEEQIGGHLLALKWLGNDASHVGSLERSDILDGYEIFEFVINDLFYNRKRKEVVGRRSQEMHRKFAPKR